AAGTTACACAAGCTAGAAAAAGTTGCAAAACagctacacaacaaaaacaaaaatcagcactaaaaaacacatatgaaacatttcaccaaaaTGGGTCATTTCACGCTTTAGGAGTCCTCATCCCTATACTTTAAAGAGCCATcagcacaaacaaagacacagatgaaacatttcaccaaacAGGGACATGTCATATGTGTCTCTGAAGGCAGATGCCCTGTAAGCTTTAGGAGTCCTTCAAAGAGTTAATTTGACACTAAGAGGGAGCAACACCTCTTCATCTGGAGATATAGTCCTGGTTGCAAGAAAAAGAGTCACATGCCTATTTCTCCATTCAATACCAAACTGCATTGTTTGGGCTTTACGTTTGAGTTATTTTTGGAGTACTTGATCAACTTGCCCGGCGGCTGTTTGGTGTGGCAATCACATCTGCTGTCCTCACAGTCATGTCTGCACCACGCTCGGCCTTTGAACGTGTCCTAGAATCACAATAGCTTCAAGGTAGTACAACACAAGAATTTTATCTGCAGAATACAATTAGTCAGCATCATATTCAGACAGTTTATCCATACATGCCAAGAATTGATCCTTGGCCTGGACCAGTATATATTCTAGCACTGATAATTAAAAGTTAAACTGTGTTCTCCAGTCAGAGAGGATGTGTTTTGCTGTTTGTGGAGACCAATGTATATGATCATTCACGCTAGTTTTAAACATTTCCTCAGGTATGTTAGAAAGATGTGGATACTGCTCAATCCATGAGTTAATACAAGAGAGCACTCGTTTCTTATGGCTGGGAAGATGTTTTGAGAAAGAGATCAACGGCATAACTACGACAGCCTTTGGAAATCTTTCTTGTGCAACTTTAAAAATCTTTTCCAAATCTTTCTTTACCTGCTCTAATTTGTAGCCGTCTGCATGATTAATTCCAAATGAAAGAATTACTTTCAGGCCAGTATCTGTTTTCTCTGTTTTCTTCAACATGTGCAAGGCATGGCTAAATTTGGCACCTGGATAAGAATCTATCTGTACTCTCTCATCATTACATTTTGGTAGCTTTGACATATTTGAATCTCCAATGATCAATACTGGTCTCTGGATGCTTAGCTTCCAATTTCCAAATTTGTCATTGAAATGCTCATGTCTTGTAAACAAGGCTTTATCTCTATACAATTTCTCAAATTTCTCCTGAATCATCACTTTAGCTCTGTCTGCCGCATCAATGCAGTTCAACCAACTCTTGACTCACCCACTTCACTGCCATAGTCCAAGCCTCCTCCCAGTTTTTGGTATCGCCACTGAATTTGAAATCTGCCAATACAACTTCAAAATGTCTAGCAATAACTTCAATGGTATCCTCAGTCCATTCACTACATGCTGCATTGAAGAAGGGCAGGGCTGGTTTCACTCGAAGAAATTATGCAAAACTGCATTGCAGTCCTacagttgctctgtgtgtgaatgaaatgcatccatttatgtacagacacaattattatcttttccagaccttggggaatgtgtgattgaaatgatgaatcaaaatgtgaagtgcaaatgttaataaaatatcttgaaagtgtatctctgtctttggaaaaaaagggaaaaagtcTGCAAGTGTGTTGAAGTTTACCAAAATGAGAGAAACCTCAGCAGTCCTCTAGAATGAATAAGATTTCTAATTGATATATCTCTAAAGATAAGAAACAGGATATCACCACAGAACCTCAATTTAAGTTACACAAGCTAGAACAAGTTGCAAAACagctacacaacaaaaacaaaaatcagcactaaaaaacacatatgaaacactctggagccctgggaagacttccagaccgttggcgaccaaccgcaccactcagtccgattagggcacccgtttcggcctcagacgcgacgttgtcccgttGTTCTGGAGCCCTGGGGACacttccagaccgttggcaaccaaccgcaccactcagtccgtttaggggacccgtttcggagtCAGACGCCACGTTGTCCCGctgctctggagctccgggaagacatCCAGACAGTTGGCGAAAAAAAGACTGAAAAAAAACGCTCTGTTTTTGATTCATCGAGGCGCACACCGACTCGCGGCAACACTCAGTCCGACATGGCACACCGTCTCGGACTCACTCACAAAGTTAGCCTCCTCTGGAAGAAGTCAATCCCTGGTAGTCTAAAAAGAAAATAGAATACCAGGGATTTCGCTTTTCGAGTTTTACAGTGAGCGGCCTGCTATTTTCCTTGTTTTCGGTTATTTTTCATTGTAGTTTTTAGCCTATTCTATCTAATTTCTTCCATTTAATTCATTTTCTGATGATTGTTTTAGAGCTTTCCTTCATTTATTTCGTTTTCTGGTGATTGTTTCagccttttctctttctttctgtctgttttacAGTGACCCTTCTGGTCCAGGGCCCAGCTCCCCCGCACAATGCTTTGGGTGACGGGAGCCGAGCCACAACAGGTCCCATGCCACCCCAGACATCAACCGGAGCCCCCCTGACGAGGTCCTGGCCCTCCCGGACCGGGgccaggcacacaggcacacacacacacacacacacacacacacacacacacacactcactcaatatACATCTATTCGAGAATAGGAcactgtcgtggaaatatcaatcataactataaatatacaatcacatacaaattatattaaccttgtttatataattattacatcagaaggaactgtattcattctccctgtatcttaTAAACAAATCCCTCCCCTcttaactgagagaggttaagttaattCGTATTCAAGTCCCCACTGGAGCCAGTAAATCTGGTTttgactgacttctttgttgtgtaaactatttagagccatgtcttacaaacctgcagacatgtccaatatgTTATCCACCCATTTTATTACAAATTGACTTGGCCTTAGGTCACTCACACTCCCTGTGCAGTGAAGCCCCACCTTTATTCATGAGCTGCTTTAGAAATTGTCAATGGACCATTCAAATTGGTTTCTCATCTTTGGGGAAGGGTTAGGGCTGGTTTCACTCGAAGAAATTATGCAAAAATGCATTGCAGTTCGACAGTTGCTCTCTGTGTGaatgaaatgcatccatttatgtagacacaattattatcttttccagaccttggggaatgtgtgattgaaatgattaatcaaaatgtgaagtgcaaatgttaataaaatatcTTGAAAGTGTATCTCTGTCTTTGGAAAAAAGGCAATCTTGGAGAAAGTCTGCAAGTGTGTTGAAGTTTACCAAAATGAGAGAAACCTCAGCAGTCCTCTAGAATTAATAAGATTTTTAATTGATATATCTCTAAAGATACGAAACAGGATATCACCACAGAACCTCAATTTAAGTTACACAAGCTAGAACAAGTTGCAAAACagctacacaacaaaaacaaaaatcagcactaaaaaacacatatgaaacatttcaccaaaaTGGGTCATTTCCCGCTTTTGGAGTCCTCATCCCCATCCTTTAAAGAGCcatcagcacaaacaaacacacagatgaaacatttcaccaaacAGGGACATGTCATATGTGTCTCTGAAGGCAGATGCCCTCTAAGCTTTAGGAGTCACCCGccgccccaccaccccccaaagGTCAAAGGCCACGCATCATATTCAGAAAGTTTATCCATACATGCCAAGAATTGATCCACTAAAAAACATATGAAACATCTCACCAAACGGGTCATGGTACGATTTTGGAGTCCTCATCCATATCCTTTAAAGAGCcatcagcacaaacaaacacacagatgaaacatttcaccaaCCAGGGACATGTCATATGTGTCTCTGAAGGCTGATGCCCTGCTAGAGCCAGTCAAGGTCCGACCCCTCATTGTTAAAAGATTTTTTGTTGACTCAATAGTCAAACAGAACTTCCTCACCCACTGGCAAGTCCTTGGTTGCAATGAAAAGGATCACATCCTTCATTTCTCCATGCTTGTCCACCACACAGTGCAGGGGCTTGATGTTCGAGTTCTTTTTGGAATGATTCACCAGCCTGCCAAATGTTCTCTTGTCAGGGTGGCAATGACACCTGTCTGAGTGGGCATCAATGCACATTGGCTGTCCTTTAATGTTCCGGAAAAAGAAGATATATCcagttagggctgggcgatatatcgaatatatgcgatatatcgaatatatgcGATGTATCGCGAGATGTTCTCCAGGGGATGTATAAAATGCCCATATCGCGAACATCGAATATAAATTGGGACGCAATGTTTCTTTTTGCCGCCGCCGGCATACTCGTTGTACTTtcacgcgacggggcgacaagatctcatacaaagtgaacgtagagacgcgtatctgccaatcagcgttcaacagcgtggccactgagtgacatgtgtaacgtaacagccaaccagcgttcaaccgtcaaactcggtgcagtgcagtccggggtgaactgcagcacggAGGAGACGTTTGTTGTCCATGATGCGGTCCTCAGATCCAGATGGTGCCCAGTTCTCCACAACCTCAGTGCTGATGTTGGCAGCCTTGCACTTCCATCCCTGCTTTTTGACCCATGTGTCGACACGCTCTTTCGTTGGCCTCCTCCGATTGAATTGTTCTGTCAAAATAAGTAACAAAAGTGTTGTTAGCTATGAACACAATAATTGAAAATGTCATTTCATGCAATCAGTTTTTCTTGAAAGTAATGTTAAATATGTGAAGTCAAATACTTACCACGGGTGTGTTTTACACGCATTTCTAATTGCTTTTGCGCCCAGTGCGTGTAAAGCTTCCGCTGATTGGCCTCCGAGGTGTCCCTGCGGATTCTCACTTTTGGGATTTGACCACTCAGTGTCACAGGGTGGTTTTCCAAGAGGGACTTGAATGCCTCGTGGAATTTGACTTTGTCATTTCCCTCAGGAATCCTCTCTAAATCGATCACTAGCTGTCTCAAGGAAGGCTGAGGGAGAGCACAATGGTCACCATGGCTGGAAGACTCCACTGACTGAGGGCTGGTCCCTTCTCCAAGAGCCTCTTGACGGGTCCCTTCTCCGGAAGGCCCAGCactatataaaaataaaacacatgagATTATAAGaaaaccatgtgtgtgtctacatataGAATGTGGTGTGCTTGACTATGTTGGCATTATGTTGACAAATATGAAATGCTTACCTTGACTTCTTCTGCCTCTGTAATTTCTTCAGCAGACCAGCAGCTATCACAATGGATTCAAGAGATTTCATCCTGTAATGTCTGTCAGCTGTTGTGCCAGAATGGCCCAGGTAGTCAGAAACTGCTTTCTTCTGAGGGTCATCCAGGCGGTTAGCTGCTGTCTCAAATACCCTCCGTACAACCTGGCTGCTCACCTGGGGGACGTTGCACTTTTGCTGGAGCTTTATCAGATCACCAGCTGCATTGTTAATTGGCTTACCGCGGGaggacacaaagaaaaaaacatctcCATCCTTCTCATCCTGCTCATCTCGCTTACGTTTCCTTTCGCCAGCAAGGAGCTGTGGCCGCACTTTGGTGTAATATTTCTCAaaccacgcctcctccttcttggACAGGACAATTGAGACCACAAAATGTGCAGCCGTCTTGTGGTCCTTTACAAAAACGATTGAATCATCATCTGCGTGTTTCCGTTCAAGCCATTCCTTGACCTGTAACAAAAAGAGGATATGCCATTGATTAGGAAATGTAAGGCTAAAATGTCAGGGTAAATGTATCAATAGAGCACAATAGAGCAGTAACACTCACCTTCATGCTCTGCACCACACATGGCTGTTGGCAGTGTCTTAGTATGACAATTGCCTCAAGATAGTATAGCACAAATATGCACTCAGTCCTACTCAGGGAGGAAGAAGAACTGTCATCAAGTTGATTCATGATTTTCACTAAGTCACCTTCACCTTTATCAAGAACAGCCAAGCATTCACGAGGTGTGGGTTGACTTTTGTCAAACGACAAGGCATGACTCTTTTGCACAATTTCTTTGCTCGCTTGCTTAGAGAGGACACTCTGTGAAGAAGTTAAAAAACTCAAATATAATGTGCACTGCTTGTAGAGCTCCCCGTCATCCTGTCTCAAGCCGGTCCTTGTCAAGTGGAACTCCAAGAACCTTTTCAAGCACTTGATGTAATTTCCTGATGTTTGTGCCTTATACCCTGCCTTAGCCTGTTGACCCAGGAAGTCTCTGAGCTTCTCTCTGTCATTGACAAACTTCAAAGATGGTTCCGTAGGATCAGCAAAATACAGGTACCGGGAAACAGTGTCAACCTCCTGTTGGTACTTTGCATTTTCGTAAACATTCTTTAGGTAGTCGGCAAAGCGCTTGAGCAATGGATGATCTGCTGAATGCTTTTTCAAAATGCCTAAATCCTTCGCTTTCACCATTTTGTCTTTGGTATACGTTTTCTCTTGTCTACATTGAAAAAGCTCATTGCTGCCGCAAGATTCCACATCAGATGGCTCTGTTTCTCCGGGTGCCTCCCCAGGGCATTCAGAAAGGGTTTCGGTGACCAACCTTGGATTACCaatgggcagaggaggagggactcCTGTCACAAACAAGTGATGGTATTTCAGCTCCTCAATCAATCCTTCGAGTGGATTTGGTGATGAGACGATTTGCTTCAGGACTGCATAACTAAAAGCCCGTCCATTCTTCAGGAGGTCACACACATCTTTCTTGGCCTTTTCAACCACCTCTAGGATCTGTGGTGGTGTCTTATCCTTCATGCAGACTCTGCGCAGGTGACAGGATAGAGACTCTTGGGTCCTCAAACAAACTGGCCAGAGTAGATAGTGTCTATGTGCAGCTGCAGATTTCCTGGTAATAGAAAAGAAATACGTTCATTCAGAAGTCATcacaacaaaacatttaaaacatggtAATACTTCATGAGCAattacactatatatatatatatatatatatatatatatatatatatatatatatatatatatatatatatatatatatatatatatatataaacagaggCATTAAATATTACTTACTTTTCCCCAGCCATTTCTTAAGATGAGACAGTGAGTGAAGATGAATCTCTGGAAGAATTACGGCTGTTCAGAAGAAAGACAAATTAGAACAATAACCTTTAAGAATGTAAGCTTTAGCTCTCTAGGCAGAATGGtcaaatcaaatttagcaaattAAGAATGTAAGCTTTAGTTCTCTAGGCAGAATGGTCAAATCAAATATAGCaaattaaaaaggctttttgaaGAGAAAACCCTTCTTGATCAGAAATAGCAATTAAAATTGCTTTTAAGGCTATTGCCAAGGAATAACAGCGCTTTAGAAGTAGAAGGTAGCAATTAGAATTGCTTTTGATTCAATGGATGGCCAAGGAATATGCTCTTCGGAAGTTCAGTAGATTTCAGCTGGTAGATTTCTGTGGGAAGTGGCAGGAACCTTCTTGCTTCAGAAATTTCTGAGAGTGAATTCTTTCAAAATCAGTCCAGTATTTATAATGCCAAAGTCTTTGCTCATTGGTTAACAGAGCCCCAGTGCAGTGAAGCCCCACCCCTTTATTCATGTGATGCTTTAGAAATTGTAAATGGCCCATTCAAATTGGTTTCACATCTTTTGGGGAAGGGCCATTCAAACTGGTTTCACTTGAAGAAATTATGCAAAACTGCATTGCAGTTCCacagttgctctgtgtgtgaatgaaatgcatccatttatgtacagacacaattattatcttttccagaccttggggaatgtgtgattgaaatgatgaatcAAATGTGGAGAAAAAGCCAAtcttggaaaaagtctgcaagTTTGCTGAAGTTTAACCAAAATGAGATACACATCTTCAAAAACACAGGTAAGAACACGCCCCTTTCAGCTTGCAACAATAGCTTGTGGGGGGAGGAGCTTTATGCAACAGGCATTATAAATACTGGAATTTCATGGTGAAGAATCTTAAATGCATCAAAGGTAagcctttcttttattttttatcaaaatatgtTGATATGATCTGTAGATATAAAATACACTCAGCTCTTCATGATCTACAAAAAAGTAATATctgaattattttctctcttcacATACTGAAAATTGTATAGGGGTATTACTTactattattttgtaatatttgATATAGTACCATTctcctttttacattccatgcTTTGTAATGCCTTGTATGTAATGCCCTGCTAAGTAAtgccttttttttctaattcaaGTAAAACAGCAAACAGGCACTACTTGCTCTGTCCACGCTGTCTCAAAACACAAGCAAGCCTGTCTGTCCATTTGCGGAGGGTATGCTTGAAGGATGGCTCTGATGCCGATGTTAATGCCATTGTTGACAAAGCAAAGCACGATGCAGACCAATTTTTGATTTTGCTTAAATTGTGAAATATATCATATGAATCTGCATGAAAACTATTTGGGGAGATGTTAGGAACCCAGCCTCACAATCTCtgatgtttttttctatttttaaacattatttttaggTGTTCACCACAGGTGCTGATGCGTCAGCATATGTGCGAAAGTCCTCCATGACATACCCTCCCGATCCCCGACGGTCAGTCCGACGACCATGCACTATTTTCGGACACCTTCTGAGGACATCCTGCCCACTCTGGAGGATGGAAACAAGGGCCtagaagaagaataaaaacattttcaccGTTTTTGAGACTAAGTCCATCCACATTTAGGCACAGAATGgaaataaaaacgtttttggCCGTTTTTTTTACTAAGCCCATTTGGACTTGGCTCAGAAGcagaataaaaacattgtaACTGTTTTTTGAGAGTATCCTTGTGGACTTAGACTCAGAATGGGAATAAAAACGTTTTTGCCCATTTTCTTAGTGTCCAGCTCCAGTTAAAGTATCGCAGAGAGTAgctttgtagtgctgtgtaagTGAGAGATCTTTTTGTCAGTCTTAACGACCCTGTCATtcacaaaaaacacttatttcgGGAGAGGTAAGctctagagatgcgcggatgggctattatttcatccgcaaccgcatcacaaaacgcttgatctgcccgccatccatccgcaacaatttttttgacttttttcaaaaaaattgtgcggttttcaaaaccgcacccgcccgccatccgcctgttgtttttaggtatatgcgctgctgacgcgaggctagaaagttcttgcctgttcttgaaaggagactgatccaatgccgcaaagatatttaaaggataaagtccctagtatgaaagcctattggctatgttgtagcctatccccagaatattatcagtgaagtgacgtctgtctccgatcgatgcacagggagaaactttaaaatagccaagcacatcggcaaacctgaccttaccataggctagtaggcctacacttttttatcattgtaataaaacgcaatttggtacaccattttaatatggtaatatagcctactgtgtttttttttttttgcaaaatgaaagatcgagcctattaattccgaaatttcaccgcattgaaggctatataggctagtgtaacaagcccaacacttgcctgcttgccttgcaaatcaaagttttccgactatctttcttaccttctttcttaggtgttgatgttactgagctagaagtttaacttgttctgcacatctcgcgctgccaatgcctgatgtcacttctgagtcaaatcactccatcatctctttgaaattcctcatcatgtctggttctccctcagatgcctgtgacctcacactagaccccaacacggccggcagactcctctctctgtctgaggacaacaggaagtgacgtgggttggagaggaccagtcgtatccggatcacccagacagaatTCCGGATCACTCACTACTCAGTTCTTCTTATCACCAGCCCCGCATACACCCCTACACGAATCGCAAAGCCACTATGTGGTCCCTCCCGATTAGAAAATCCATAAACATCATGGGCGATTCGAATTCAGCCCGTATCCCAAAAGTAAGACCGGACACCAAACTCATTGTTTTATCGGTTGGCATAAACAACCCTCATTAATTTCTCACGTAATTTATCTGCACCACATCAGACCCTATTAACACGCCTTAATTCATTCATCACTATAAAATACACACTTTTCGAAATACACCATTCTGAATTTCACACAACTCATGACGACATACATTGGACAGCAGACACTGCATCACACGCACTTCAACATTGGCTGTGGGAAAAAGAGTTTCCTCGACGCACAtggttgttgttaaaaagcatatttttacttaacacatagcacaaccgtcgagtcacttgcacaactcaagcctccctcaattctaaggctacgtttacacgatgactgtctgaacagaagacgcaaaagtggcgttgagtcttcactttttattccgcgtttagaggagaggaaatctgcgtgcatacggtgacgcaaaagtgtctgagccatgtctgaacgcatgcgtagaatcttccttctcttatccgtgtcgccaaaaaccaaaaagatccttctctgttcagtaatactatctgtaaatatcctgtacatttcgtggaaaaactcctgtatgcttgttagagctgccagagcagcttgaaggtccgatgcatggaaataatctgacatgtttgttgtactggcacatgtatgtgacgtaaacgcgtacgcaacgtgagcagatctgagcagtgttttgcgtcttggccgtttagacggaaacgctaaggcggagcgtattcaacttttccaccctggagggtggtttcagatttatgcgttttcatgccccaaaaacgctgtcaccgtctaaacgaaaggcacttccgataaaaattttgtcgttttcacccgcaagcgtccttgtgtaaacggggcctaaaaCTCTGGCcttcttaaggagcaccagaatgggtgtggctcaattagcctattAGACTATTatggctaacagccagacaggaatatgtgcatcttttaaaacatggtttaaaacactgaagatgccattcacatctccttccccctcttttaAGCTTGCAAACACGGTTCCAAGCGCAGTAgataaaaaaaggtaaaatattgtGCAAGTAATAAGTGTTAAATAAACAGTTCAAAGAGTCTCTCTGGTGACCGCCAATCTTCATTCCAAGATCACTCCTTCTTGGCCAAACACTGCACTCTTCACAGTACACAGGCCCAGCTCTGAGACTTCCTCCatccagacctccagaccacCTGCAAAATCCGCTCAGGCCTCTGCAGTTCCAGCAAATaacttggcctctgagcactttCCCTGGGCTGCAGACTGGTCCTCCACGGGATGTCATCAGGAAGTCCTCAGCCATTACTGTCCTCCGCCACTGCTGTTCTGTTAAGGCTTGGCAATAGCTCCCCACATGGCTCACGTCAGCAACAAGGAGTTCCCGAGCTATTCCTCCTTCAGGCATTGGCCAACCCCAAAGGACAGCAGTTCAACTCCACCAGTGATCTCCCCTCCCAGCAGGTCTCTTCGTCTACCTGCTCACCCTTCCCTGCGGCTTCCACCATGAAGctcctcaaacaatattttccgaaatgtggGTCCCCTCCACTCAGCTAGAGGAAtcatcccaccactgccaccaaatgtgaaaaagagttttctcGACGCACAAggttgttgttaaaaagcatatttttactttaaacacatagcacaaccgtcgagtcacttgcacaactcaagcctccctccagtctaaaACCCTGGCcttcttaaggagcaccagaatgggtgtggctcaattagcctatgagccacagctgcagactattacggctaacagccagacaggaatatgtgcatcttttaaaacatggtttaaaacaatgaaggtgccattcacatcttcacaggcTGGATCAGTTAAACTTCGGG
Above is a genomic segment from Gadus morhua unplaced genomic scaffold, gadMor3.0, whole genome shotgun sequence containing:
- the LOC115539379 gene encoding uncharacterized protein LOC115539379; this encodes MKDKTPPQILEVVEKAKKDVCDLLKNGRAFSYAVLKQIVSSPNPLEGLIEELKYHHLFVTGVPPPLPIGNPRLVTETLSECPGEAPGETEPSDVESCGSNELFQCRQEKTYTKDKMVKAKDLGILKKHSADHPLLKRFADYLKNVYENAKYQQEVDTVSRYLYFADPTEPSLKFVNDREKLRDFLGQQAKAGYKAQTSGNYIKCLKRFLEFHLTRTGLRQDDGELYKQCTLYLSFLTSSQSVLSKQASKEIVQKSHALSFDKSQPTPRECLAVLDKGEGDLVKIMNQLDDSSSSSLSRTECIFVLYYLEAIVILRHCQQPCVVQSMKVKEWLERKHADDDSIVFVKDHKTAAHFVVSIVLSKKEEAWFEKYYTKVRPQLLAGERKRKRDEQDEKDGDVFFFVSSRGKPINNAAGDLIKLQQKCNVPQVSSQVVRRVFETAANRLDDPQKKAVSDYLGHSGTTADRHYRMKSLESIVIAAGLLKKLQRQKKSSAGPSGEGTRQEALGEGTSPQSVESSSHGDHCALPQPSLRQLVIDLERIPEGNDKVKFHEAFKSLLENHPVTLSGQIPKVRIRRDTSEANQRKLYTHWAQKQLEMRVKHTREQFNRRRPTKERVDTWVKKQGWKCKAANISTEVVENWAPSGSEDRIMDNKHRCHCHPDKRTFGRLVNHSKKNSNIKPLHCVVDKHGEMKDVILFIATKDLPVGEEVLFDY